In one Oncorhynchus nerka isolate Pitt River linkage group LG7, Oner_Uvic_2.0, whole genome shotgun sequence genomic region, the following are encoded:
- the LOC115131581 gene encoding secretagogin-like → MDNAFDNLDAVGFLQIWQHFDVDDNGYIEGKELDDFFRHMMKKLGMSDEITDDKIRRVKERFMSAYDTTADGRLQIQELATMMLPEEENFLLLFRRETPLDNSVEFMRIWRNYDADSSGYISAIELKGFLQDLFLQHKKTISPNKLEEYTDTLMKMFDKNNDGRLDLNDLARILALKENFLLKFDMNACSQEDRKRDFEKIFAHYDVSKTGALEGPEVDGFVKDMMELVTPTISGTDLDKFRKVLLGHCDMNGDGKIQKNELALCLGLKYSS, encoded by the exons ATGGACAATGCTTTTGACAACCTGGATGCTGTGGGCTTCCTACAGATTTGGCAACATTTCGATGTTGACG ATAATGGTTATATTGAAGGAAAGGAATTGGACGACTTTTTTCGACACATGATGAAAAAACTTGGGATGAGC GATGAAATAACAGATGACAAAATTAGACGAGTGAAAGAAAGGTTCATGTCAGCTTATGACACCACAGCGGATGGTCGCCTGCAAATCCAAGAG TTGGCCACCATGATGCTACCGGAGGAGGAGAACTTCCTCCTACTGTTCCGCAGAGAGACGCCATTGGACAACAGTGTGGAGTTCATGAGG ATCTGGAGAAACTATGATGCTGACAGCAGTGGATACATATCAGCTATAGAGCTCAAG GGTTTCCTGCAGGACCTGTTTCTCCAGCACAAGAAGACCATCTCCCCCAACAAACTGGAGGAGTACACCGACACCTTG ATGAAGATGTTTGACAAAAACAATGATGGCAGGCTGGATTTGAATGACCTAGCCAG AATCCTTGCTCTGAAAGAGAACTTCTTGCTGAAGTTTGACATGAAT GCTTGCAGTCAAGAAGACCGGAAGAGGGACTTTGAGAAGATATTTGCCCACTATGATGTT agTAAGACGGGTGCTTTGGAGGGTCCGGAGGTGGATGGCTTTGTCAAAGACATGATGGAACTGGTcacg CCTACCATTAGTGGAACGGACCTGGACAAATTCCGCAAGGTCCTGCTGGGCCACTGTGACATGAACGGTGATGGAAAGATCCAGAAGAATGAACTGGCCCTGTGCCTCGGCCTGAAATACTCCAGTTAA